Proteins encoded in a region of the Isosphaeraceae bacterium EP7 genome:
- a CDS encoding ankyrin repeat domain-containing protein, translating into MKRNRFVACGLALAFIASGPVLRGAETPLADAAERSDRDEVRKLIAGGQAASQSQVDGMTALHWAAYHDDLEMSRLLVDAGADVKAANRYGVTPLSMSCTNGNRALVELLLDAGADPNTKLRGDESVLMTAARTGRLGPVQVLLARGADVNAREHRGQTALLWAAAEGHTEVVNELLRKGADFQTPLLSGFTPLFMAVREGRTDVVRVLLMAGADVNGPMQVKKASGRAPARGTTPLILAIENGHFELAVVLLDTGANPNDQRSGFTALHTLTWVRKPSRGDDESGDPAPTGSGNLDSLKFVDSLVERGADVNARLERGASGRGVLNRAGATPFLLAAMTDDVPLMRKLVAHGADPCLSNVDRCTPLMAAAGIGTLAPGEEAGTEDEAMAALELAIELGNDVNAVDDNGETAMHGAAYKSVPRVVELLAKKGAKIELWNRENKYGWTPLSIAEGNRPGNFKPSPETIQAIQRAMQAEGPPRPGARPIEDRRPAPAVETTKSKP; encoded by the coding sequence TGAAACGGAATCGGTTCGTCGCGTGCGGCCTGGCACTCGCTTTCATCGCATCCGGCCCGGTCCTCCGAGGCGCCGAGACGCCCCTGGCCGATGCGGCGGAGCGGTCCGATCGGGACGAGGTCCGCAAGCTGATCGCGGGGGGCCAGGCCGCGAGCCAATCTCAGGTCGACGGCATGACGGCCCTGCATTGGGCGGCCTATCACGACGACCTGGAGATGTCGAGGCTCCTAGTTGATGCCGGGGCCGACGTGAAGGCCGCAAATCGGTACGGAGTTACGCCGCTCTCCATGTCCTGCACGAACGGCAACCGCGCTCTGGTCGAGTTGCTGCTCGACGCGGGTGCCGACCCGAACACGAAACTCAGGGGTGATGAGTCTGTCCTGATGACCGCCGCGCGAACGGGGAGGCTCGGCCCCGTGCAGGTCTTGCTCGCGCGTGGTGCCGACGTCAATGCCAGGGAGCATCGAGGCCAGACGGCCCTGTTGTGGGCGGCGGCCGAGGGTCATACGGAAGTCGTCAACGAACTCCTCCGAAAAGGGGCCGATTTCCAGACGCCTCTCCTATCTGGATTCACGCCGCTGTTTATGGCCGTGCGCGAGGGTCGAACGGATGTCGTTCGCGTGCTCCTGATGGCGGGGGCCGACGTCAACGGGCCCATGCAAGTGAAGAAGGCTTCGGGCCGGGCTCCGGCTCGCGGGACGACCCCGCTGATCCTGGCCATCGAGAACGGGCACTTCGAACTGGCGGTCGTGCTGCTCGACACCGGCGCCAACCCGAACGACCAGCGATCCGGCTTCACGGCGCTGCACACGCTGACCTGGGTCCGCAAGCCGAGCCGCGGCGACGACGAGAGCGGTGACCCCGCCCCCACCGGATCCGGGAATCTGGACAGCCTCAAATTTGTCGATTCGCTGGTCGAACGCGGGGCCGACGTCAATGCAAGGCTCGAGCGAGGAGCGTCGGGGCGAGGCGTCCTCAATCGGGCCGGCGCGACACCGTTCCTGCTGGCTGCAATGACCGACGATGTCCCCCTGATGCGCAAGCTGGTCGCGCACGGCGCCGATCCCTGCCTCTCGAACGTCGACCGTTGCACCCCGCTGATGGCCGCCGCCGGCATCGGGACCCTCGCCCCCGGCGAGGAGGCGGGCACCGAGGACGAGGCCATGGCGGCCCTGGAACTCGCGATCGAACTCGGCAACGACGTGAATGCGGTCGACGACAACGGAGAGACCGCAATGCACGGCGCGGCCTACAAGAGCGTCCCGAGAGTCGTGGAATTACTGGCCAAGAAAGGGGCCAAGATCGAACTCTGGAATCGCGAGAACAAGTACGGCTGGACACCGCTTTCCATCGCGGAAGGCAACCGGCCAGGCAACTTCAAGCCGTCTCCCGAGACGATCCAGGCCATTCAACGGGCGATGCAGGCCGAAGGGCCCCCTCGACCTGGAGCCAGGCCGATCGAAGATCGTCGCCCAGCCCCGGCCGTCGAAACGACGAAGAGCAAACCGTAG